The following coding sequences are from one Paenibacillus sp. FSL R5-0912 window:
- a CDS encoding DHA2 family efflux MFS transporter permease subunit, giving the protein MSNKTDIQDSSIKKGPILFVMILGAFLATLNQTIMSVATPELMHDFNITAATAQWLTTGYMLVNGVLIPITAYLMQRFTTRELFQASMFIFFAGTVVSAMATSFPILLTGRMIQAAGAGIIMPLLTNVILTLFPREKRGAAMGMVGLAIIFAPAIGPTLAGYIMEHYSWETMFYGMLPLTVIVIVCGFVYLRNVAERSYPKVDLTSVALSTIGFGTLLYGFSRAASAGWSSAEVLLSLAAGVISLGLFVWRQLASDSPLLDLQAFKYNMFSLTTVISVMVTIVMYADMMLLPLYLQNARGFTAMESGLLLLPGAVIMGLLMPVTGKLFDRFGAKWLAIIGLLITILATLSFVNLTDSTSYAYLMLMSTGRRIGMALLLMPIQTLGLNQLPSKLNSHGTAISNTVRQVAGAVGTSLLVTVMTSRTTTHMKDMMVSGVQDTKEHMITAATIQGINDAYLVIVGIGIIGLLLSFFIKKVGQASEKEPEMKLKTVVAKEV; this is encoded by the coding sequence GTGAGTAACAAGACAGACATTCAAGACAGTTCCATCAAAAAGGGACCTATTCTTTTCGTAATGATTCTCGGCGCCTTTCTGGCCACACTGAATCAGACGATAATGAGCGTTGCCACACCGGAGTTAATGCATGACTTCAACATCACGGCCGCAACGGCCCAGTGGCTGACCACCGGCTATATGCTGGTTAACGGTGTGCTGATTCCAATCACTGCTTATCTGATGCAGCGTTTCACTACACGCGAGCTGTTCCAGGCATCTATGTTTATCTTCTTCGCAGGAACGGTCGTTTCAGCTATGGCGACAAGCTTCCCGATTCTGCTAACCGGACGTATGATTCAGGCAGCCGGTGCCGGTATTATTATGCCGCTGCTGACCAATGTCATCTTAACCCTGTTCCCGCGTGAGAAGAGAGGCGCCGCCATGGGTATGGTCGGACTCGCCATTATCTTCGCCCCGGCGATCGGCCCTACACTGGCCGGTTACATTATGGAACACTATTCTTGGGAGACTATGTTCTACGGCATGCTTCCGCTTACGGTTATCGTTATTGTCTGCGGATTTGTTTATCTGAGAAATGTAGCAGAGCGTTCTTATCCAAAAGTCGACTTAACCAGCGTGGCCCTGTCCACCATCGGATTCGGAACCTTGCTGTACGGCTTCAGCCGGGCGGCCAGCGCTGGCTGGTCGAGCGCAGAGGTACTGTTGTCGCTGGCTGCAGGTGTTATCTCCCTCGGCTTGTTCGTATGGAGACAGCTGGCTTCGGATAGCCCGCTGCTGGATCTGCAGGCCTTCAAATATAATATGTTCTCCCTGACCACTGTCATCAGTGTCATGGTTACGATTGTGATGTATGCAGATATGATGCTGCTGCCGCTCTACCTGCAGAACGCACGCGGATTCACAGCGATGGAATCCGGCCTGCTGCTGCTTCCCGGTGCAGTCATTATGGGCCTGCTCATGCCGGTTACCGGCAAGCTGTTTGACCGCTTCGGTGCGAAGTGGCTGGCCATTATCGGCCTGCTGATCACGATCCTCGCTACCCTGAGCTTCGTGAATCTGACCGACTCGACAAGCTATGCCTATCTGATGCTCATGTCCACCGGACGGCGGATCGGAATGGCGCTCTTGCTCATGCCGATTCAGACCCTCGGGCTGAACCAGCTGCCATCCAAGCTTAATTCGCATGGTACAGCCATCTCGAATACTGTAAGACAAGTGGCCGGCGCTGTGGGTACTTCCCTGCTGGTCACCGTAATGACCAGCCGTACCACTACCCACATGAAGGATATGATGGTCAGTGGCGTGCAAGACACTAAGGAGCATATGATTACAGCAGCTACCATCCAGGGTATCAATGATGCGTATCTGGTCATTGTGGGTATCGGCATCATCGGCCTGCTGCTCTCCTTCTTCATCAAGAAGGTAGGCCAGGCCTCGGAGAAAGAACCCGAAATGAAGCTAAAGACGGTTGTTGCCAAGGAAGTCTAG
- a CDS encoding TetR/AcrR family transcriptional regulator, whose product MTKTPPHVDPRVLRTRQLLREAVIDLMEEMSIEKITVNRIAERAKINRVTFYLHYRDIPDMMEKMADDMAEDVLQVVSGYMGNAEATEGEQWPMLERLLTHIAENAKFYKIVLTSRKSTIFTDRLFRLMADIISTRVERRLATRNASEVTVQKDIAVWYGSAALIGTIIAWLREDMPYSPQYLAKQITSLRSS is encoded by the coding sequence ATGACGAAAACTCCCCCGCATGTGGACCCGCGTGTCCTGCGTACACGGCAATTGCTTAGAGAGGCTGTAATTGATCTGATGGAAGAAATGAGCATTGAGAAAATTACGGTCAACCGCATCGCGGAGCGGGCCAAAATTAACCGGGTGACCTTCTATCTGCATTACCGGGATATCCCCGATATGATGGAGAAGATGGCGGATGATATGGCCGAGGACGTGCTTCAAGTGGTAAGCGGTTATATGGGGAATGCTGAAGCAACTGAAGGAGAACAATGGCCGATGCTGGAGCGCCTGCTGACGCATATCGCGGAGAATGCCAAATTCTATAAAATTGTGCTAACGTCGCGGAAGAGTACGATATTCACCGATCGCCTGTTCAGGCTGATGGCGGATATCATTTCTACCCGGGTGGAGAGAAGATTGGCTACCCGCAATGCTTCTGAAGTAACGGTTCAGAAGGACATTGCCGTATGGTACGGCTCTGCAGCCCTCATCGGTACGATCATCGCCTGGCTCCGGGAGGATATGCCGTATTCGCCGCAGTATCTGGCCAAACAGATCACTTCGCTGCGTTCGAGCTAA
- a CDS encoding metallophosphoesterase yields the protein MNRQARPKRKRVIPAGQQAVPRVKRRVKAQAVEFAVFGDSHVGYGNSLSIFKSLLPKAVGSGNKRFIIFGGDNAQAGADHGNNANAYYKEFKNTVTSTLGSIPYKASIGNWEASTRSLFTQYLGAVTGQMNFPGTQGKVKYVWLDCALGQFTPASITLLRNLDDRYFYIIDFHWPLRVQGITVDSSHVLSAAETSRFFSAIPVKARDKVLAIFTHHGHKFYRKLSNINPGYPRTKFFVCGCSGDYKCKPDGNMGYYNAKLTSSGSGYKVDAYIAH from the coding sequence GTGAATAGGCAGGCACGTCCAAAGCGGAAACGGGTAATTCCGGCAGGGCAGCAAGCTGTACCCCGGGTAAAGCGCAGAGTGAAGGCCCAGGCCGTCGAATTTGCGGTGTTTGGCGACAGCCATGTGGGATACGGAAACAGCTTGAGTATATTTAAAAGTCTCTTGCCCAAAGCAGTGGGCAGCGGCAATAAACGCTTTATCATCTTTGGCGGAGATAATGCACAGGCAGGAGCGGATCACGGGAATAATGCGAACGCGTATTACAAAGAATTCAAGAATACAGTAACAAGCACGCTCGGAAGCATCCCGTATAAGGCCTCTATAGGAAATTGGGAAGCAAGCACCCGGTCCCTATTTACGCAATACTTGGGGGCGGTTACAGGACAGATGAATTTCCCAGGGACACAAGGTAAGGTGAAATATGTATGGCTTGATTGTGCTCTGGGACAATTCACTCCGGCGAGTATCACCCTGCTGCGCAATCTGGATGACCGGTATTTCTATATTATTGATTTCCACTGGCCGCTAAGAGTGCAGGGAATTACGGTTGATTCCAGCCATGTGCTCAGCGCTGCGGAGACATCCAGATTCTTCTCGGCGATTCCGGTAAAAGCTAGAGATAAGGTCCTGGCTATCTTCACACATCATGGACATAAATTCTACCGGAAGCTTAGCAATATTAATCCGGGATACCCACGGACGAAATTCTTCGTATGCGGCTGCTCGGGAGACTATAAATGCAAGCCGGATGGAAACATGGGTTACTATAATGCCAAATTAACCAGCAGCGGCTCCGGATATAAAGTCGATGCGTATATTGCACACTGA
- a CDS encoding extracellular solute-binding protein: MTTRGSKKWASPAIAVLMASTMLLSACSSKEDTASGNAGSGSPEPATLKVEVFDRGNTPSGYTISDSYLTRLVQERFGKLNNIDVEFVPVPRSEEIQKLNVLMASKSEVPDIVFTYDSGTFNRYAEQGGLTDLTELIDEYAPNLKKFLGEDTLAYGQYNGKQFALPGRRLVLGKYAGYVRQDWLDKLGLPAPTTTEELYTTLKAFKEQDPGNTGGKVIPFGVSLAAAQYEPLIWSFIKPLTDEQRYTLTQQLGSSDYPALLPGFEDALKFMNKLYNEGLMSKDFGLDKDKKQLWQSLQNGLVGFYTEDAGEPYFTWNDFYENLQTHVPGASITPVDTFTNAAGEHAKPAYAPNAMYVMIPKSSSNAVAALKYLDWMASDTNLFDIQFGVENENYTLVNGVPVVKPDATSEITDRLYNFGDIAVIVNGKFAGDDAKNEAAYIAQTPEKFQADMKKSVEISNVDTIQPVRFGHPIEAEAKYGTALADKFQEIIVKMTMIKPEQFESTYDSMIKDYMASGGQAILDERTAAYKEMTSK, from the coding sequence ATGACAACAAGAGGGTCTAAGAAATGGGCAAGCCCGGCAATAGCGGTGCTGATGGCCTCCACAATGCTGTTATCCGCGTGTTCTTCGAAGGAGGATACGGCGAGCGGCAATGCCGGTTCCGGTTCTCCTGAGCCTGCTACATTAAAGGTAGAGGTGTTCGACCGCGGAAATACGCCTTCCGGTTATACGATCTCTGACAGTTACCTGACCAGACTTGTGCAGGAACGGTTCGGTAAGCTGAACAATATTGATGTAGAGTTCGTTCCTGTTCCCCGTTCAGAAGAAATTCAGAAGCTGAATGTGCTGATGGCCAGCAAAAGTGAAGTGCCTGACATCGTGTTCACCTATGATTCGGGAACATTCAACCGGTATGCCGAGCAGGGCGGGCTTACGGATCTTACAGAGCTTATTGACGAATATGCCCCGAACCTGAAAAAGTTCCTCGGCGAGGACACGTTGGCTTACGGACAATACAACGGCAAGCAATTTGCGCTTCCGGGAAGAAGGCTTGTGCTTGGTAAATACGCCGGATATGTCCGCCAGGATTGGCTGGATAAGCTGGGACTGCCGGCACCGACGACTACGGAAGAGCTCTACACCACACTCAAGGCGTTTAAGGAGCAAGATCCGGGCAACACCGGCGGTAAGGTGATTCCGTTCGGAGTAAGTCTCGCAGCTGCGCAGTATGAACCGCTGATCTGGTCGTTCATCAAGCCGCTTACTGATGAGCAGCGGTATACGCTGACCCAGCAGCTGGGCTCAAGCGATTACCCGGCGCTGCTGCCGGGCTTCGAGGATGCGCTGAAATTCATGAATAAGCTCTATAATGAAGGGCTGATGAGCAAGGACTTCGGTCTGGATAAAGATAAAAAGCAGCTGTGGCAGAGTCTGCAGAATGGTCTGGTAGGCTTCTATACAGAGGATGCCGGTGAGCCGTACTTCACCTGGAACGACTTCTATGAGAATCTGCAGACCCATGTGCCGGGTGCCTCGATCACGCCGGTAGATACCTTCACGAATGCGGCGGGTGAACATGCCAAACCGGCCTATGCACCCAATGCAATGTATGTCATGATCCCGAAATCAAGCAGCAATGCTGTAGCGGCGCTGAAATATCTCGACTGGATGGCTTCGGACACGAACCTGTTCGATATCCAGTTCGGTGTGGAGAATGAGAACTACACCCTTGTGAACGGAGTTCCGGTTGTTAAACCGGATGCGACCTCTGAAATTACGGACCGTCTGTATAACTTTGGAGATATTGCGGTAATTGTTAATGGCAAATTTGCCGGTGATGATGCCAAGAATGAAGCGGCTTACATTGCCCAGACTCCGGAGAAGTTCCAGGCGGACATGAAGAAATCTGTTGAAATCTCTAATGTTGACACCATTCAGCCGGTACGGTTCGGCCATCCGATTGAGGCTGAAGCGAAATACGGAACGGCGCTGGCCGACAAGTTCCAGGAAATTATCGTGAAGATGACCATGATTAAGCCAGAACAGTTCGAGAGCACTTATGATTCGATGATCAAAGATTATATGGCGAGCGGCGGTCAGGCGATTCTCGATGAACGTACGGCAGCTTATAAGGAAATGACGTCCAAATAA
- a CDS encoding ABC transporter permease — protein MKNTTYLRRNWQIYALLMLPVIYFLIFKYGPMYGVQIAFKEFNFFEGIAGSEWVGLDIFREVFQSNDFFKALRNTLLLNLLDLIISFPAPLILAIMLYELRIIWFKKFAQTILYVPHFISWVIIGGIVLQVFGTESGFINNLLTGMGLDAIPFLSNKHYWLITYLLVGVWQSAGWGTILYLAALTGINKELFEAAEVDGAGRFKKIFHISLPGIKTTIATLLIINLGNMISIGFDRPFIVGNVAVRDYSEVLSTFVYRVGIESGQISLATAVGLFQALVGLIFLLGANYASKKLADESIL, from the coding sequence GTGAAGAACACGACTTACTTACGCAGAAACTGGCAGATATACGCTTTGCTTATGCTGCCGGTCATTTACTTTCTGATTTTTAAATACGGGCCGATGTACGGGGTGCAGATAGCGTTCAAAGAATTTAACTTCTTTGAAGGTATCGCCGGCAGTGAATGGGTCGGGCTGGATATTTTCCGCGAGGTCTTTCAGAGTAACGATTTTTTCAAAGCACTGCGCAACACGCTACTGCTCAATCTGCTGGATCTGATTATTTCTTTTCCAGCACCGCTGATTCTGGCAATTATGCTCTATGAGCTGCGGATCATCTGGTTCAAGAAATTCGCCCAGACCATTCTGTATGTCCCTCATTTCATCTCTTGGGTCATTATCGGCGGCATCGTGCTGCAGGTATTCGGCACAGAGTCAGGCTTCATCAACAACCTGCTGACAGGTATGGGGCTGGACGCTATTCCGTTTCTCTCCAACAAGCATTACTGGCTGATCACGTATTTGCTGGTCGGAGTGTGGCAAAGTGCAGGCTGGGGAACCATTCTATACCTGGCGGCATTAACCGGCATCAACAAAGAGCTGTTCGAAGCCGCAGAGGTGGACGGAGCAGGCCGCTTCAAGAAAATCTTCCATATTTCTCTGCCGGGCATCAAAACAACGATTGCTACCCTGCTCATTATCAACCTGGGCAATATGATCTCCATCGGCTTTGACCGGCCGTTTATCGTCGGCAATGTAGCCGTCCGCGATTACTCCGAGGTGCTCAGTACCTTCGTATACCGTGTCGGCATAGAATCCGGACAAATCTCACTGGCAACTGCAGTCGGCTTATTCCAGGCGCTGGTAGGTCTGATCTTCCTGCTCGGTGCGAACTATGCATCCAAGAAGCTGGCGGATGAGAGCATACTCTAG
- a CDS encoding carbohydrate ABC transporter permease, with protein sequence MSERASNRIFDILNVLIIIAAILVCLLPFVHIIAISLSSSRPIMSGLVTFFPREFTFEAYTKVFSDMSMIRSLGFTIMLTILATVLSMAMTIAVAYSLSKKELRGRKWFMLIIVVTMFFSGGIIPDYILIRNLHLLDTVWALVLPGLISPFYMIILISFFNSIPKSLEEAAEIDGTTHLGTLFRVILPLSLPSLATLSLFYAVGRWNGFQDALMYINRPDLYPLQLKLYQMIQNNQVSELMQQEGLGMAQLMPESLKAASVVFSTVPILIVYPFLQRYFISGMMAGAVKG encoded by the coding sequence ATGAGCGAACGCGCATCAAACCGGATATTTGATATCCTTAATGTCTTGATCATTATTGCCGCTATTCTTGTATGTCTGCTGCCCTTTGTTCATATTATTGCGATCTCGCTCAGCTCCAGCCGTCCGATCATGTCGGGCCTGGTGACCTTTTTTCCGCGGGAATTCACTTTTGAGGCCTATACCAAGGTCTTCTCCGATATGTCGATGATCCGTTCACTGGGCTTCACGATTATGCTGACTATTCTGGCTACCGTGCTGTCGATGGCCATGACAATAGCCGTTGCTTACTCTTTGTCCAAGAAGGAGCTGCGCGGACGAAAATGGTTCATGCTGATTATCGTCGTTACGATGTTCTTCAGCGGAGGCATTATTCCGGATTATATCCTGATCCGGAACCTCCACCTGCTGGATACCGTCTGGGCGCTGGTGCTGCCCGGTTTAATCAGCCCCTTCTATATGATTATCCTGATATCCTTCTTCAACAGTATTCCGAAGAGCCTGGAAGAGGCAGCGGAGATTGACGGGACGACGCATCTGGGCACCTTGTTCCGCGTTATACTTCCGTTGTCACTGCCGTCACTGGCCACATTAAGCTTATTCTATGCCGTAGGCCGCTGGAACGGATTCCAGGATGCGCTGATGTATATCAACCGTCCGGATCTCTATCCGCTGCAACTGAAGCTGTATCAGATGATCCAGAACAATCAGGTCAGCGAGCTGATGCAGCAGGAGGGTCTGGGTATGGCACAGCTGATGCCGGAGAGCTTGAAGGCGGCAAGCGTAGTCTTCTCCACAGTGCCGATTCTGATCGTATATCCATTCCTGCAGCGTTATTTCATCAGTGGCATGATGGCAGGTGCGGTTAAAGGCTGA
- a CDS encoding ROK family protein, whose translation MAEARVTRIYAGIDVGSTKTMFCVTGGSGEILLLERRSTAAYEAPGPFMAWLSGELAHLLRPSCGKGRMQHG comes from the coding sequence ATGGCAGAGGCGAGAGTAACCCGGATTTACGCCGGTATTGATGTCGGCAGCACCAAAACAATGTTCTGCGTCACCGGCGGCAGTGGAGAAATTCTGCTGCTGGAGCGGAGAAGTACGGCGGCGTATGAAGCCCCCGGACCGTTTATGGCTTGGCTGTCTGGTGAATTAGCGCATCTGCTGCGGCCATCTTGTGGTAAAGGAAGAATGCAACATGGATGA
- a CDS encoding MFS transporter: MDDTAIIPLEARTELLKLRLLYLLSGLAGGLFNPYLTTLFVHQGIGANVVGVLMSIGTLLSITVQPVWGLMVDRYRQTKLVLLLSISVPAVLSCLYGFKYTAVIIMAYILSIVFQATQSPVADSYAVTAARKGRTSYGTIRSLGSLGTAIGGYAGGFYLSHFEITQLWMPFLFLSLGGAATVLTLSRSTERTAAAISLSQGMKELLGNRLFVLFLLACFFVNQTLTAYNSFFVLAFQEAGGSYSLVGTALLLASLTNIPSMLLADRILKRIGHERTLLLAAFFYALRWGIQWLFPVPAVMVGIQVLHGLSFGLFYVAAVEYVAEASGKRMQATGQSLFNMVFSGLGGIVGNLLNGYLFYSGGAQMMYLACTVSALIGAGMLYWINRMAKSSV, encoded by the coding sequence ATGGATGATACGGCAATCATACCTCTGGAAGCCAGGACCGAGCTGCTGAAGCTGCGCTTATTATATTTGCTATCGGGTCTTGCAGGCGGACTTTTTAATCCCTATCTAACGACCCTGTTTGTACATCAGGGCATCGGGGCCAATGTCGTGGGGGTGCTCATGTCGATCGGAACGCTGCTGTCCATCACAGTTCAGCCGGTATGGGGCCTTATGGTAGACAGATACCGCCAGACGAAGCTCGTGCTGTTGCTGAGTATTTCTGTACCGGCTGTTTTGTCTTGCTTATACGGCTTCAAGTACACTGCGGTAATTATAATGGCCTATATACTCTCTATAGTCTTTCAGGCTACCCAAAGTCCTGTAGCGGACTCCTATGCTGTTACTGCGGCCCGCAAAGGACGCACCTCCTACGGAACGATTCGCAGCCTGGGCAGTCTTGGCACGGCAATAGGCGGTTATGCCGGAGGATTCTATCTTTCGCATTTTGAAATTACTCAGCTCTGGATGCCGTTTCTGTTCTTGAGCCTGGGCGGGGCGGCAACTGTACTAACACTGTCACGCAGTACGGAGCGGACAGCAGCGGCTATATCACTGTCGCAAGGCATGAAGGAGCTGCTGGGAAATAGGCTGTTTGTGTTGTTTCTACTGGCCTGCTTTTTCGTAAACCAGACGCTTACGGCTTATAATTCCTTCTTCGTCCTGGCGTTTCAGGAGGCCGGGGGCAGTTACTCCCTGGTCGGGACAGCGCTGCTGCTGGCTTCACTTACGAATATACCTTCGATGCTGCTGGCTGACAGAATCCTGAAGCGGATCGGACATGAACGGACGCTGCTGCTGGCTGCCTTCTTTTATGCGCTGCGCTGGGGAATTCAATGGCTGTTCCCGGTGCCGGCGGTCATGGTGGGGATTCAGGTGCTACACGGGTTGTCCTTCGGGCTGTTCTATGTGGCTGCGGTGGAATATGTGGCAGAGGCTTCCGGCAAAAGAATGCAGGCTACCGGCCAAAGCTTGTTCAACATGGTTTTTTCCGGATTGGGCGGGATTGTAGGGAACCTGTTAAACGGTTATTTGTTCTATTCAGGCGGTGCACAGATGATGTATCTGGCCTGCACGGTTAGTGCACTTATCGGCGCGGGCATGCTATATTGGATAAACCGAATGGCCAAGTCATCTGTGTGA
- a CDS encoding helix-turn-helix domain-containing protein, with translation MKRNWSSRMMFSYFPIFLLTVSILIFLSFLIVGELSRSETDKANRISTGYVVDSLQNALSDVELSVLQEMETNHDYGDFLNGLSDEGDRTRLYNSVKDMSAVLYRNQLIDSIYIYRKWDDKVLTLSGLVDREVFADREYLNQALTESGERNWSDVRTLRIFSSDQPVRVISMPKKLPLPFGAEGMIVVNLSMYRLEQMIDSMTNSQVSFMRVVDGQGQLIYTAHGDNNMQEGSVLTRIYSDNTGWTFESGIRAGELFAWMSVVSYVWIIIGILTVVLGTLYILYITRKNYRPIQAMMNRIQALQFREESLDSKSRSELVLIDQALETLINQTVSYQEQYDENLLVQRRQLFLDLMEGERGDSPDGKLERFKPFTEEAEAYAFIAAEMNQYDGFRRKYPAKEQNMLKLTLMNLFQELAAEEGLQGWAEWVSGNRIGLIVGSADSLKDDKITLRKLAERYLRWVSDNLGLSLAIGVGPVVTGLEAISDSCKAAETALQHKLSLGKDMVVLSDSLPDRSTLHSYKYLQMLSEFVREFRIADENWRKRVDELFVWFSGDQIRDEEIRMLLHMLIQMLDRELGQLSDSLRRIFGGPSLQGYYSEIEAQATLEQVHSVMLKWLAEIYRIYVSVNESKSYRAMISEMKVYIEENFDNPDLSLKHLSDRFQISGKYASHLFKEEFDMKFVDFLTQLRMQRAEYLLATTSDNLQDIALKLGYTSSITFGRVFKRVVGVTPGDYRKHRMKPGAED, from the coding sequence ATGAAACGAAACTGGTCGAGCAGAATGATGTTCTCCTATTTCCCTATCTTTTTGCTGACAGTGTCGATCCTGATTTTCCTGTCGTTCCTGATTGTGGGCGAGCTTTCACGCAGTGAGACGGACAAAGCCAACCGCATCTCTACCGGCTACGTAGTAGATTCCCTGCAAAATGCGCTGAGTGATGTGGAATTATCCGTGCTCCAGGAGATGGAGACCAATCATGATTACGGCGATTTCCTGAACGGGCTGAGCGATGAAGGCGACCGGACCCGGCTCTATAATTCTGTAAAAGATATGAGTGCTGTCCTCTACCGCAATCAGCTGATTGACTCGATCTATATTTACCGTAAGTGGGATGATAAAGTGCTGACACTCAGCGGGCTGGTGGACAGGGAAGTGTTCGCAGACCGGGAATATCTGAACCAGGCGCTGACGGAGAGCGGTGAGCGGAACTGGAGTGATGTGCGTACGCTGCGGATATTCAGCTCTGACCAGCCGGTGCGGGTGATTAGTATGCCGAAGAAGCTGCCGCTTCCCTTCGGGGCCGAGGGGATGATCGTCGTCAACTTAAGCATGTACCGGCTGGAACAGATGATTGACAGCATGACGAACAGCCAGGTGTCCTTCATGCGTGTGGTGGACGGACAGGGACAGCTGATCTATACGGCGCATGGGGACAATAATATGCAGGAAGGCAGCGTGCTTACCCGCATCTATTCGGATAATACAGGCTGGACCTTTGAGAGCGGCATTCGTGCGGGCGAGTTATTCGCCTGGATGTCGGTCGTGTCGTATGTCTGGATTATTATCGGCATCCTGACCGTCGTGCTGGGCACGCTTTATATTCTATATATCACCCGCAAAAACTACCGGCCGATCCAGGCCATGATGAACCGGATTCAGGCGCTGCAGTTCCGCGAGGAGAGTCTGGACAGCAAGTCGCGCAGCGAGCTTGTGCTGATTGATCAGGCGCTGGAGACGCTGATTAATCAGACGGTAAGCTATCAGGAGCAATATGACGAGAACCTGCTGGTGCAGCGCCGCCAGCTGTTCCTGGATCTGATGGAAGGTGAACGGGGCGATTCCCCGGACGGGAAGCTGGAGCGGTTCAAGCCGTTCACGGAAGAGGCTGAAGCTTATGCGTTTATTGCCGCAGAGATGAACCAATATGACGGGTTCCGCCGCAAATATCCGGCGAAGGAGCAGAATATGCTCAAGCTGACGCTGATGAATCTGTTCCAGGAGCTGGCGGCGGAAGAAGGCTTGCAGGGCTGGGCCGAATGGGTGAGCGGCAACCGGATTGGACTCATCGTCGGGAGTGCTGACAGTCTGAAGGATGACAAAATTACTTTGCGTAAACTCGCGGAACGTTATCTCCGCTGGGTGAGTGACAACCTGGGGTTGTCGCTGGCGATTGGAGTAGGCCCGGTGGTTACCGGCCTGGAGGCCATTTCGGATTCCTGCAAGGCGGCGGAAACGGCACTGCAGCATAAGCTGTCACTCGGTAAAGATATGGTGGTGCTGAGCGACAGCCTGCCTGACCGCTCCACGCTGCATTCCTATAAATACCTGCAGATGCTGAGCGAATTTGTCCGTGAATTCCGGATCGCCGATGAGAATTGGCGGAAGCGGGTAGATGAGCTGTTCGTCTGGTTCAGCGGTGATCAGATCAGGGATGAAGAGATTCGTATGCTGCTGCATATGCTGATCCAGATGCTTGACCGGGAGCTGGGGCAGCTGTCGGACAGCCTGCGGCGGATTTTTGGCGGGCCGAGTCTACAGGGGTATTACAGTGAGATCGAGGCGCAGGCCACGCTGGAGCAGGTTCATTCAGTAATGCTGAAGTGGCTGGCGGAAATTTACCGGATCTATGTCTCGGTCAATGAATCGAAGAGCTACCGGGCGATGATCAGCGAGATGAAGGTATATATAGAAGAGAACTTTGATAATCCTGATCTTTCGCTCAAGCATCTAAGCGACCGGTTCCAGATCTCGGGCAAATATGCCAGCCATTTGTTCAAAGAGGAATTCGATATGAAATTCGTCGATTTCCTGACCCAGCTGCGGATGCAGCGCGCGGAATATCTGCTCGCCACAACCAGCGATAATCTGCAGGACATCGCCTTGAAGCTGGGCTATACCAGTTCGATCACGTTCGGCCGGGTCTTCAAGCGGGTCGTCGGGGTTACGCCGGGTGACTACCGCAAGCACCGGATGAAGCCGGGAGCGGAAGATTAA
- a CDS encoding VOC family protein has product MMSGLLGNHFITQIGILVNDIEKVSAAYADFFGIEKPEIGITDTADIAQTNYNGGATEARAKLAFFDMGSLQLELIEPDHQPSTWRDYLNEHGEGLHHIAFAVEGMKEKIMLLEGKGFPLQQKGEYTGGRYAYMDTFKELKVILELLENDK; this is encoded by the coding sequence CTGATGTCAGGATTGCTTGGGAATCACTTCATTACGCAGATTGGAATTCTGGTGAATGATATCGAGAAGGTAAGCGCGGCGTATGCGGACTTCTTTGGCATCGAGAAACCGGAGATCGGCATTACAGATACGGCAGATATTGCTCAGACTAACTATAATGGCGGGGCGACGGAGGCTCGGGCGAAGCTTGCTTTTTTCGATATGGGCTCCCTGCAGCTGGAACTGATTGAACCGGATCATCAGCCTAGCACATGGCGCGACTATCTGAATGAGCACGGAGAAGGGCTTCACCACATTGCTTTTGCAGTAGAGGGAATGAAGGAGAAGATTATGCTGCTCGAAGGCAAGGGCTTCCCGCTTCAACAGAAGGGGGAGTACACCGGAGGACGTTATGCTTATATGGATACGTTCAAAGAGTTGAAGGTGATCCTGGAGCTGCTGGAGAACGATAAATAA